Within Kutzneria chonburiensis, the genomic segment TCGGCGAGGATGCGGCGACCCTCGTCGACGTTGTTGCCGTCCAGCCGGACGACCAGCGGCTTGCTGGCCTCGTCGCCGAGGATCTCCAGCGCCTTGACGATGCCGTTGGCCACCGCGTCGCACGCGGTGATGCCGCCGAACACGTTCACGAAGACCGACCGCACGTCCGGGTCGCCCAGGATGATCTCCAGGCCGTTGGCCATCACCTCGGCCGAGGCGCCGCCGCCGATGTCCAGGAAGTTGGCCGGCTTGACGCCCTTGTGCTTCTCGCCCGCGTAGGCGACGACGTCCAGCGTGGACATGACCAGGCCGGCGCCGTTGCCGATGATGCCGACCTGCCCGTCCAGCTTCACGTAGTTGAGGTGCTTGGCCTTGGCCTTGGCCTCCAGCGGGTCCTCGGCCTCGTGGTCGACCAGCTCGGCGTGGGTGCCGTGGCGGAAGCCCGCGTTCTCGTCCAGCGTGACCTTGCCGTCGAGCGCGACGATCTTGCCCTCGGGGTCGCGGACCAGCGGGTTGACCTCGACGAGGGTGGCGTCCTCGCTGACGAAGGTCTCCCACAGCTTCACCAGCACGTCGGCCACCTGGTCGGCGACCTCGGCCGGGAACTTGCCGGCGGCGACGATCTCGTCGGCCTTGGCCTTGTCCACGCCCTTGATGGCGTCGACCGGGATCTTGGCCAGGGCCTCGGGGCGCTCGACGGCCAGCTGCTCGATCTCCATGCCGCCCTCGGCCGAGGCCATCGCCAGGAAGGTGCGGTTGGCCCGGTCGAGCAGGAAGGAGACGTAGTACTCCTCGGCGATGTCCGAGGCGGGCGTCACCAGCACCTTGCGGGTGATGTGGCCCTTGATGTCGAGGCCGAGAATGGCCTCGGCCTTGGCCTGCGCGTCGTCGGCGTTGTCGGCCAGCTTGACGCCGCCGGCCTTGCCGCGGCCGCCGGTCTTGACCTGCGCCTTGACGACGACGGTCTGGCCGAGCTGCTCCGCGATGGCGCGGGCTTCAGCGGGGGTGGCGGCCACGGAGCCCGGCAGCACCGGTACTCCGTGGGCGGCGAAGAGGTCCTTCGCCTGGTACTCGTACAGGTCCACTCGGGTCTCCTGCGACGTCGGTGTCGGACGTGGCCGCGCGCTAGGTCAATGGGGCTGGTAACACCCGAGAAAACCACTGGACAACGGCCTCGCCCGACCCTATCGGCCTGCGGAACCAGCCGCGCACGCGGGAGCGGTGAGGTCGCTTACAGCCACCGTGAGGTCAGTCACTGTGCTTGTTGCCGCGCGTTCCGCGCGGGGCTCGGCCGCTCTGATCCGGTGCCTTCGCTTGCCGGATTTAGCCCGCCGCATCGGCTCGGGCGGCGGGCGCGTCAGGTGGCGGCGGGCGAAATCCGCCAACCACTCCAGGCACCGGCGCGGCCTCGCGACTCCCGTGTTCAGCCTGTCGAATCGCCCTTTTTGGACAGCGCCAGGACGCCGCCGGCCACCAGAACCACGGCGCAGGCCACGGCCAGCCAGGTGCCGAGCGACGGGACCGAACCGACGACGCGGCCGCCGGTGAAGACGAACTCCAGGGCCCGCACGACAGCCACGAGGGCCGCACCGAACAGCAGGGCAGCGCCGCGAACCGGCCGGGAGCGGGCCGCCAGCGCGGCGGCGACGATCACGGCGAGCAGGGCGACGACCGAGCCGACCGAGGCGATACGGAACGTCCACAGGCCGGCGGACTCGTAGTCGGGACCGGTGACGGCCGGGAAGCCGAAGGCCCCGACGGCCAACAGCGCCGCCAGGCCGGCGACCCAGCCGAGCACGGGCCGGGCCGCCAGCTCGGACAGGTCGACGTCCTCACGCTCCAGGGCGCCGGCCAGCGTCGCGATGACCACGGCGACCAGGGCCAGCAACACGGCCAGCGCGCCGAACCACACGCCGGCACCGGGAGTGGCCTTGCTGGTGATCACGCCGGTCGCCGACAACACGGCGTCGAAGCCGCTGGCCACGGCCAGCGGGATGCCGGCGCAGGCGACCGTGAACGCCGGCCGCACCAGGGCGGCCCAAGCCGGGACCAGCAGACCGATGGCCAGCAGACCGACCAGGATGCTGGCCGGCGTAAGCAGCCTGATCGCGTAGTTCTCGGGAACCGCGGCCCCGTCGGGCAGGGACAGCAGCGGCAGCGCCACGGCGATCAGCCCGGCCACGGCCGCGACCAGGCCCACGATGCCGGCCCCGAGGTGCAGGTTGCCCCGACCGGGCAGGTCGATGTCCCGGTCGAGGGACTGCTCGCGCCGCCCGACCGAGACGAAGGCGAACGGCACCAGCAGCGCGATGCCGGCCAGGGCCAGCCATGGCCCGATGGTCGGATGCAGCTCGTCGACGACGTAACCGGCCACGGCCGGCGGCAGTGCGACGGCCAGCGCCGCCAGCCCGATGCCGGCGATGCCACCGCGGACGGTGTCGGCGTCGCCGGAGGTCGTCGCGACGGCGGCGGCCACGGGCATCACCAAAGCCACCAGCAGACCGCCGACCAGGGCCAGCACCGGCGAGTCGAACACGCCGTCGGCCGGCAGCAACGGGTTGCTGGACGAGAAGGGGGCCATCACCAGGCCGACGGCGATCAGCAGGCCGAGGCCGGCGGCGCCGACGACGAGACCGCGGCGCGGCTCCTCGTCCTCCGACCGACCGCGGTCACGAGCGAGCACGCCGGCCACGACCATGGCGGCAAAACCGAGGATGAGCAGCCACAACCCGATGCCCGGACCGGGCGGGACCGTGCCGTCCACGGCGACCAGGTCCGGCCGCGATACTCGGCTGGCGTCCACGGCCAGCTGCACGTCGGCGATCGCCCGCCCTGCGGACACCGCGGCGAACACCACCAGCAGCGCACTCGCACCGGCCGGCCGACGGCTGCCGACGAAGATCAACGCGCCGATCGGCGGCAGCAGGGCCAGCAGCGCGGCCAGCGGCCACGACACATAGCCCGCCGGGGCGTCGACCACGCCGATGACCAGGCCCGCGACCTGGAGGACGGCCCCGACGGAGGCGACTCCGACGGCCGGTGCCAGGCCTCGATCCAGCGGTTCGAACTCGGGTTCGGGCTCACCCGCCCGAGCGGCCCGCCGATCGGCGAGACGTGGGTGTGGGGACCTCGGCCGCTCACTCACGGGGGCGACCCTACAACGGAGGGGCGCAAGGGCACGGTGTAGCGATGAGATGACTAATCGTGAACTGATACGTATCGCAAAAGTTGCACAGTTAATTTACCGTCACACGTATGGGTAACGGCGTGCTCGGTCGACTGGCCAGCACCCTGCGGGGTGTTGCCGTCGAATCGGCATGGCTGGCCGCGCACGCCGCACTCTACCCCTGGGGTGCGATGGCGGAACGCCTCCACCCGGACGGACCCTACGTCCACTACCGGACCGACGCACTGTCGCCGGCGGCCCGCGGTCTGCTGGTTTCGGCCATGGACGCGGCGGGCACCCCGATCCTGCTGCTGCACGGCATCGGCGACAACCGGTCCGTGTTCGCGGTGCTGGGAGCCGCGCTGCGCCGACGGGGTTTCGGGGTGGTGCACGCGGTGAACTACAGCGTGCTGACCGCCGTGACCGGGGACGTGCGGACGGCCGCGTCGATGTTCGGGGAGCAGGTCGAACAGATCTGCGAGCTGACCGGGTCGGACCGGGTGCACGTGGTGGGGCACTCGCTCGGCGGGCTGATCGCGCGCTACTACGTGCAGCGCCGCGGCGGCGACGAGCGCGTCGACACGCTGGTCATGCTCGGCACGCCGCATCGGGGCACGGTGGCGGCGTACCTGCTGCCGACCGGGCTGGCCAAGCAGCTGCGGCCGGGGTCGCAGCTGATCGAGGAGTTGGACGAGCCGGCGCCCGGCTGCCGGACCAAGTTCGTGTCGGTGTGGACGCCGGCCGACCAGATCGTGCTGCCGCAATCAAATGCCCGGCTGACCCACCCGGACCTCGACATCGAGGAACACTGCTTGCGTGATGTCGGTCACTGGGCACTGCCGGTGGACTCCCGCGCATCGCGCCTTGTCGCCGACTGCCTCGTTCGCGGGCACGACCTGCCGTCCGAACGGGCTACCAGCCAGTACGACCCGCTGCGCACATCTCCGATCACGCACGGTCATAGCGCCTCGTCCGAGCTGTCCAGCTGAAACCCGTTCGAGGGAGGCCCCCTACCAGGGCTTGCCCCTAGGGGATCGACTTCGTTACCTTCTCGCGGTCCGTTGTCACGGTCTGATCACGTACGCGACACGCGGCCGCCACCCCGAAGCGGCCGCCCGGGAACCCCGTCCCGGCTCGCCGTGATCGGGCTCCCCGAGGCGGAAGGCCAGGCTTTGACGCAGTACCGCTCCCCCGGCGGCTCGAAACGCTCCACCACGCCTACCCCGAGGCGTGACGAGCAAGGCGAGATCACCCGCGTGCCGACCCCGCGCGCCCGAGGCTCCCACCGGCTGCCGCCGCCGCCCTCCGCGCTGCGCGGCCGCGTCGCAGTGGCCGCCGTCGCGCTCGGCGCCTTCACGGCCGCCGCTTACGGCGGCACGCTGACGCCCTCCCAGCAGCACTCCACCGACGGCATCAAGCCGCTGGCCGACGCCCGTGAGGCCAGTGCCGCCTTCGGCATCGGCGGCGACGCCGTCGGCGCCCCCGAGGTGCTGCCCATCCAGCGCGGCACCGACGCCGCCGCCGAGGCGCAGAAGCTCACCAACTCGGAGAAGGTCACCGCCGACCTGGCCGCGCAGGCCGCGGCCAAGTGGAAGGCCGACCACCGGCCGCTGTTCGTCAAGCCGGCCGAGGGTGTGCTCAGCTCCGGCTTCGGCGGCCGCTGGGGCGCCTTCCACTACGGCATCGACATCGCCAACGTGATGGACACGCCGATCGTCGCCGCGGCCGACGGCGTGGTCATCGACGCCGGCCCCGCCTCCGGTTTCGGCCTCTGGGTCCGGATCCGGCTGGCCGACGGCAGCATCAACGTCTACGGCCACATGGACACCTTCTCCGTGCACGTCGGCCAGCATGTCCAGGCCGGCGAGCAGATCGCCCGGATGGGCGACCGCGGCGAGTCCACCGGCGTGCACCTGCACTTCGAGGTCTGGGACCCGTCCGGCAAGAAGATCAACCCGCTGCCCTGGCTGAACGCCCGCGGCATCACGGTGTAACCAGCCCCACCGCCAATCCGACGATCACCGCGCTGGAGACCAGTGCGGTGGCCAGTCGGCCGCGGGGGCCGGCCAGCAGCCGGCCCAGCAGCGCGCCGCCGCCGGCCAGCAGGAGTTGCCAGCTGGCCGAGGCGGCGAAGGCGGCCAGCACGAACACCAGGCCGTCGGTCGTGGTCGGACCGCCGAGCACGAGCGCGCTGAAGTAGATCAGGGTCATCGGGTTCACCAGGGTGATGCCCAGCAGGACGACGTAGGCCCGCACCGGATCCGTCAGCTCGCGGCCCGACACCTCCTGCGGCCGTCGATAGCCGGTGACGGCCTTGGCCGCGCCCCGCAGCGCCAGCAGCACCAGCACGGCGGCGGAGACCCAGCGCAACGGCTCGGCAATGGGGTGGATCAAGGGCACCAGCACGGAGCCGCCGGCCACCGAGAGCAAGGCGTAGAGCCCGTCCGCAGTGGCCACGCCCAGCGCGGCGGCGGCGCCGAGACGCAACGACGTCCGAGCGGTGAGGGCCATGAGGTAGGTCCCGACCGCGCCGACCGGTATGGCGATGCCATAACCGGCGACGAGCCCGGCGACCAGCGCGGCGCTCACGGGCGCGGCGGCGTCGACCCTCCCCGGCCACGACGCTGCTGCTGGCCCCGCCCCGCGGCAGCGGAGAAGGTCAGCATGGGCATCGTCGAGGTCGTCATGCGCCCATCATCACCGGCCGCGCAACCGGATTTGACCCTCACGCGACGTGAGGCCGCACAGTAGGGCCATGACCGACGACTACACAGTGGGCACGGCGGCGGAGCTGGCCGGGGTATCGGTACGCACGCTGCACCACTACGACCAGATCGGGCTGGTGAAGCCGAGCCGGCGCAGCGACGCCGGCTACCGGCTCTACTCCGACGCCGACGTGCAGGCACTGAACCGGGCGGTGTTCTACCGCGAGCTGGGGCTTGAACTCGGCGAGATCGCGGAGTTGTTGGCCGACAACGCCATCACCGACGAGGATCATCTACAACGGCAGCGAGAACTGCTGACCGAGCAGATCTCGCGTTTCACGGCGATGGTGACGGTGATCGACAAGGAGTTGGCGGCACGGGCCGCCGGCATCGGACTGACGCCGAGGCAGCGACGAGAGGTGTTCGGCCAGGACTTCGTGGCCCATGCCGACGAGGCAGCCCGGAAATGGGGCAACAGCAAGGAATTCGTGCAACGCAAGCAGCGAACGGCCCGCTACATCCAGCAGGACTGGACCAGGCTGCGCACGGAGTTGGCCGCCATCAACAAGGGACTGGCCGAGGCGATGATCAACGGACTGCCGCCGACCGACCCGAAGGCGATGGATCTGGCCGAGCGGCACCGGAAGCACACCGACCGCTGGTTCCACGACTGCGACCACGCCACGCATCGGGAACTGGCCGAGCACTACAGGAACAACGAGCGCAGCGGCCAGAACTACGACGAGATGGTGCCGGGCCTGTCCCGGTACGTGCACGACGCCATCGTGGCCAACGCCGAACGGTCCGCTTAGGACGCTTCGGCCTTGGCGGCGGCAAGTCCTTGCAGGCCTTGGTCGACGGCGTGCCGGTGCCCGATGCGGCGGGCGATGGCGACGGCGTCGGCGAAGGCGGCCACGGACTCGTCCCGGCGGCCCAGGGCCAGCAGGGTGCCGCCGAGATCCTGGAGCACGGTGTTCTGCGCGTAGAGATCACCGAGCTGACGGAAGATGGTCAACGCCGAGCGGCAGCAGTCGAGCGCGTGCTGGAGCTCGCCGAGCTCCAGGTAGGTCTCGGCCAGCCCGCGGAGCAGATCGCCCTCGTGCCAACGACTTCCGGCGATGCGGGCCAGCCCGAGGGCCCGCCGGTAGTGGGCCAGCGCGTCGCCGATCATGCCGCTGCCGCGGTACGCCTCGGCCAGGTTGGACAGGGTGCTCATCTCACGATGCGTGTCCTGCGGTCCATAGTGGACGGACGGCATCTGCCGCAGCGCGACCACGGCGTCGGCCTGCCGGCCGAGGTGCGCGCTGGCGGCGGCGATGCAGCTCAGCGACAGGGCCTCGCCGATGGGGTCGTCCATGGCCCGCGCGGCGACGGCCGACACCCGGGAAAACGCGATGAGCTGCTCGAAATCGCGGCGCAGCCGGTGGTACTCCCACACCACGACGCCGAGCCGCCAGGCGATGAGGTGCCGCCGGGTCTGGCCGGCCATCCGGTCAAGCGCGCCCAGGTTCTCGCTCTCGGTGTCGAACCACTGCAACGCCTGGAGATACCCGGCGAACGGCAGCGGCGAGCATTCCCGCGGCGGGCTGCCGATGGTCATGTCGTTGGCCTGCCCGCGCAACCCGTTGTCGGCATTGCTGGCGGTGTAGAGGTACCAGTCGGTCATCCGCTGCAACGCCAGCGACCGGTCCTTCTCGTCCTCGCCCTGCTCGACCTCCTCGGCGGCGTACACGCGCAGCAGGTCGTGCAGCCGGTACCGGTCGCGGTCGACCTCGCCGAGCAGGTGCCGGTCGGTCAGGTCGGTGAGCAGCCGCCGGGTCATCGGCACCGGCATGCCGGTCAGCGCGGCGGCGGCCGGCGTGCTGAACTCGGGCCCGGGATGCAGCCCGAGCAGCCGGAAAACCCGGGCGGCATCGGGCTTCAGCGCGTGGTACGACCAGGAGAACACGGCCCGCACGGCGGTCGACTCGTCGTCGTCCGGGGCGAGCACGTCGAGCCGGTCCCGCTCGTTGGACAGGTCGCCGGCCAGGTCGGACATCATCAGGTGCGGATGGGTCGCCGCCCGGTCGCCGGCGATACGCAGCGCCAGCGGCAGGTTGCCGCACAGCCGGACCAGGTCCCGCACGGCCCGCGGCTCGGCGTCCACCCGGTCGGCCCCGAGCATGCCGACCATCAGCCGCACGGCGTCGTTGGTGCTGAGCACGTCCAGCGTGATCCGGCGGGCGCCGTCACGGGCGACCAGCCCGGACAGCCGGTTGCGGCTGGTCACGATGACCGAGCAGGACGGCGATCCGGGCAGCAGCGGCCGGACCTGGTCGGTGCTGGCGGCGTTGTCGAGCACGACCAGAATGCGCTTTCCGGCCACCAGGCTGCGATACATGCCGGCCTGGTCGTCCAGGTCGGCCGGCACCTGCTGGGCCGGCACGCCGAGGCCGCGCAGCAGGTAGCCCAGCGCGTCCACGGGCATCAGCGGCGGCAGTTTCGGGTCGAAGCCGCGCAGGTTGACGTAGAGCTGCCCGTCGGGGAAGCGGGCGGTGATGCGGTGCGCGTAGTGCACGGCCAGCGCGGTCTTGCCGATGCCGCCGGCCCCGTCGATGGCCGAGATCAGCACCGAGTTGCCGGTCTCGTCCAGGAACCGGTCCAGCTCGGCGATCTCGGCCGCGCGGCCGGTGAAGCCGGGCACGTCGTGCGGCA encodes:
- a CDS encoding tetratricopeptide repeat protein, which gives rise to MPVDALGYLLRGLGVPAQQVPADLDDQAGMYRSLVAGKRILVVLDNAASTDQVRPLLPGSPSCSVIVTSRNRLSGLVARDGARRITLDVLSTNDAVRLMVGMLGADRVDAEPRAVRDLVRLCGNLPLALRIAGDRAATHPHLMMSDLAGDLSNERDRLDVLAPDDDESTAVRAVFSWSYHALKPDAARVFRLLGLHPGPEFSTPAAAALTGMPVPMTRRLLTDLTDRHLLGEVDRDRYRLHDLLRVYAAEEVEQGEDEKDRSLALQRMTDWYLYTASNADNGLRGQANDMTIGSPPRECSPLPFAGYLQALQWFDTESENLGALDRMAGQTRRHLIAWRLGVVVWEYHRLRRDFEQLIAFSRVSAVAARAMDDPIGEALSLSCIAAASAHLGRQADAVVALRQMPSVHYGPQDTHREMSTLSNLAEAYRGSGMIGDALAHYRRALGLARIAGSRWHEGDLLRGLAETYLELGELQHALDCCRSALTIFRQLGDLYAQNTVLQDLGGTLLALGRRDESVAAFADAVAIARRIGHRHAVDQGLQGLAAAKAEAS
- a CDS encoding MerR family transcriptional regulator: MTDDYTVGTAAELAGVSVRTLHHYDQIGLVKPSRRSDAGYRLYSDADVQALNRAVFYRELGLELGEIAELLADNAITDEDHLQRQRELLTEQISRFTAMVTVIDKELAARAAGIGLTPRQRREVFGQDFVAHADEAARKWGNSKEFVQRKQRTARYIQQDWTRLRTELAAINKGLAEAMINGLPPTDPKAMDLAERHRKHTDRWFHDCDHATHRELAEHYRNNERSGQNYDEMVPGLSRYVHDAIVANAERSA
- a CDS encoding LysE family transporter, whose product is MSAALVAGLVAGYGIAIPVGAVGTYLMALTARTSLRLGAAAALGVATADGLYALLSVAGGSVLVPLIHPIAEPLRWVSAAVLVLLALRGAAKAVTGYRRPQEVSGRELTDPVRAYVVLLGITLVNPMTLIYFSALVLGGPTTTDGLVFVLAAFAASASWQLLLAGGGALLGRLLAGPRGRLATALVSSAVIVGLAVGLVTP
- the sucC gene encoding ADP-forming succinate--CoA ligase subunit beta, which gives rise to MDLYEYQAKDLFAAHGVPVLPGSVAATPAEARAIAEQLGQTVVVKAQVKTGGRGKAGGVKLADNADDAQAKAEAILGLDIKGHITRKVLVTPASDIAEEYYVSFLLDRANRTFLAMASAEGGMEIEQLAVERPEALAKIPVDAIKGVDKAKADEIVAAGKFPAEVADQVADVLVKLWETFVSEDATLVEVNPLVRDPEGKIVALDGKVTLDENAGFRHGTHAELVDHEAEDPLEAKAKAKHLNYVKLDGQVGIIGNGAGLVMSTLDVVAYAGEKHKGVKPANFLDIGGGASAEVMANGLEIILGDPDVRSVFVNVFGGITACDAVANGIVKALEILGDEASKPLVVRLDGNNVDEGRRILAEANHPLVTVVDTMDNAADKAAELAAAGV
- a CDS encoding esterase/lipase family protein, translating into MGNGVLGRLASTLRGVAVESAWLAAHAALYPWGAMAERLHPDGPYVHYRTDALSPAARGLLVSAMDAAGTPILLLHGIGDNRSVFAVLGAALRRRGFGVVHAVNYSVLTAVTGDVRTAASMFGEQVEQICELTGSDRVHVVGHSLGGLIARYYVQRRGGDERVDTLVMLGTPHRGTVAAYLLPTGLAKQLRPGSQLIEELDEPAPGCRTKFVSVWTPADQIVLPQSNARLTHPDLDIEEHCLRDVGHWALPVDSRASRLVADCLVRGHDLPSERATSQYDPLRTSPITHGHSASSELSS
- a CDS encoding M23 family metallopeptidase: MIGLPEAEGQALTQYRSPGGSKRSTTPTPRRDEQGEITRVPTPRARGSHRLPPPPSALRGRVAVAAVALGAFTAAAYGGTLTPSQQHSTDGIKPLADAREASAAFGIGGDAVGAPEVLPIQRGTDAAAEAQKLTNSEKVTADLAAQAAAKWKADHRPLFVKPAEGVLSSGFGGRWGAFHYGIDIANVMDTPIVAAADGVVIDAGPASGFGLWVRIRLADGSINVYGHMDTFSVHVGQHVQAGEQIARMGDRGESTGVHLHFEVWDPSGKKINPLPWLNARGITV